One window of the bacterium genome contains the following:
- a CDS encoding sulfite exporter TauE/SafE family protein translates to MKTIVPIKGMHCRSCEILVGDNLRTVPGVNQVEVSVRSKEATIHSSELLDMEKVRRAVSDAGYAVGKDDAKNWLSSNPKDYRELLDAVVLTGVLFFLAKWAGLLNLNVGSGSNPSSLLVVLMVGLTAGVSTCMALVGGLVLGVSARHAEKHPEATPMQKFRPHFFFNLGRIISYTLLGGVIGILGKAFQFSGPSLGIMMIVVGVVMFVLGAQLTEIFPRLSATGLTLPSGIAKLLGLRGRHEKEYSHGNSALIGALTFFLPCGFTQAMQLFAMSTGSFTSGAMIMGTFALGTAPGLLGVGGFTSLIKGSFAKKFFKFAGVVVVGLAFLNIANGYNLTGWPSFWKFSGSGTTANGDVATTENGFQVLQMKQGALGYSPNSFTIKKGVPVRLVINSENVNTCAASFMIPKLGIRKQLQPGANTIEFTPKEVGEIKFTCSMGMFTGKFNVVESAVGGQKTSAVTKQPVVSPVPTIEAQNSASIPGVQLIKTTFLSPQEDIYPNQFTVTAGKPVQFDVDVKADGQGCMSTIMIPGLVDSPTFLEKGKTVRFNFTPEKGSYQITCAMGVPRGVIVVI, encoded by the coding sequence ATGAAAACCATTGTTCCGATTAAGGGAATGCATTGTCGTTCGTGTGAAATTTTAGTTGGGGATAATTTGCGAACTGTTCCCGGGGTTAACCAGGTAGAGGTTAGTGTTCGTAGCAAGGAAGCAACTATTCACTCCAGTGAGTTGTTAGACATGGAAAAAGTGCGACGGGCCGTTAGTGATGCCGGGTACGCGGTTGGAAAAGATGATGCAAAAAATTGGCTTAGTAGTAATCCTAAAGATTATCGTGAGTTATTGGATGCGGTTGTTCTGACAGGTGTATTGTTTTTTCTGGCAAAGTGGGCGGGACTGCTAAATTTGAATGTTGGCTCCGGCAGTAACCCTTCTAGTCTTTTAGTTGTTCTAATGGTTGGTTTAACGGCTGGGGTATCAACATGTATGGCTCTGGTTGGTGGTCTGGTTTTGGGTGTTTCTGCACGTCATGCCGAGAAGCACCCGGAAGCAACACCAATGCAAAAATTTCGACCGCACTTCTTTTTCAATCTGGGTCGAATTATTTCTTATACGTTATTGGGTGGTGTGATTGGTATTTTGGGTAAGGCTTTTCAATTTTCCGGACCGTCTTTGGGAATTATGATGATTGTTGTGGGGGTTGTAATGTTTGTTTTGGGGGCACAACTCACGGAAATTTTTCCACGGCTTTCCGCTACCGGACTGACTTTACCGTCCGGAATTGCTAAGTTATTGGGACTGCGTGGTCGGCATGAGAAAGAATATAGTCATGGTAATTCCGCGTTGATCGGCGCGCTGACATTTTTCTTGCCTTGTGGTTTCACGCAAGCGATGCAACTATTTGCAATGAGTACGGGAAGTTTTACTTCGGGGGCGATGATTATGGGTACCTTTGCGTTGGGAACGGCTCCAGGACTACTTGGTGTGGGTGGTTTTACTTCGCTAATTAAGGGGTCTTTTGCTAAAAAGTTTTTCAAATTTGCCGGTGTGGTTGTTGTCGGGTTAGCTTTTTTGAATATTGCGAACGGCTACAATTTAACCGGTTGGCCGAGTTTCTGGAAGTTCAGTGGCAGTGGGACAACAGCAAATGGTGACGTTGCGACCACGGAAAACGGCTTTCAGGTTCTGCAAATGAAGCAGGGAGCATTAGGGTATTCACCCAACTCGTTCACGATCAAAAAAGGCGTACCGGTGCGCTTGGTCATTAATTCGGAAAATGTCAACACTTGCGCCGCAAGTTTTATGATTCCCAAATTGGGTATCCGAAAACAGCTTCAACCGGGAGCAAACACGATTGAGTTTACACCGAAAGAGGTTGGAGAAATAAAGTTTACGTGCTCTATGGGGATGTTTACTGGCAAATTCAATGTCGTTGAAAGTGCAGTTGGGGGACAAAAAACAAGTGCCGTGACAAAACAGCCTGTTGTTTCTCCAGTACCGACAATTGAGGCTCAAAATAGTGCTTCTATTCCCGGTGTCCAGTTAATCAAAACCACATTTCTTTCGCCACAGGAAGACATTTATCCTAACCAATTTACAGTTACGGCCGGAAAGCCGGTGCAATTTGATGTTGATGTAAAGGCGGATGGGCAGGGTTGTATGAGTACGATTATGATTCCAGGCTTGGTTGATAGTCCGACGTTTCTTGAGAAGGGGAAGACGGTCAGGTTTAATTTTACGCCCGAAAAAGGGTCGTATCAGATTACCTGTGCCATGGGCGTCCCGCGAGGAGTTATCGTGGTCATCTAA
- a CDS encoding metal-sensing transcriptional repressor — MDQYHEKTIINFKKARTHLDNIIKMIEDGEYCVDIMQQNLAVIGLLKSAHQMLMEGHLNTCFKNAMKTSNEEKKQEMVEEILRVTTLVNK, encoded by the coding sequence ATGGATCAATATCACGAAAAAACCATCATCAACTTCAAGAAGGCGCGTACTCATCTCGATAACATCATTAAAATGATCGAAGATGGCGAATATTGTGTTGATATTATGCAACAAAATTTGGCTGTCATTGGCCTGCTTAAATCCGCTCATCAAATGCTAATGGAGGGCCATTTGAATACTTGTTTTAAGAATGCGATGAAGACCAGTAACGAGGAGAAAAAACAAGAAATGGTGGAAGAAATTCTCCGTGTGACAACTCTAGTTAACAAATAG